In Methanobacterium sp., a single window of DNA contains:
- a CDS encoding glutamate synthase-related protein, which produces MADKREKIKDSPENRKKCACPYCPSYPHNCSGDILYCATGKSNCDIHPEGCICNTCPIYYEYGLNGFYFCDKDQLGRYKISMRKKKSEEDDSSYKNIVNIKEIAATGRSIVSSMGSLKKLPFSLNDLHFIPAQVDKIPLNMDEEVKAEIILGIKAKRPLKLSSPIMISGMSFGAVSKNVKLIIARAAADLNIAFNSGEGGILPEEVEIARKQMIIQYSTGRFGITEEILKSAPAVEIRFGQGAYPGKGSYLPADKITAEIARMRGLKEGESAYSPSNHFDMKDPQEIKEKVDELQKITGGAPVGAKIGCGNVENDINILVDSKVDFIALDGFGGGTGATDLYVKENVGIPITAALPRAFKLLNELEVKDRISLIASGKLLDSADFAKCLALGADAVYIGTAALIAIGCEQYRICYTGKCPTGIATQNPHLMEQLDIGAGAKRLKNFVKVSTQEITNLTRIVGKNDVNMLNKDDLVSLDKDLSKIIGVKWVNGEYIN; this is translated from the coding sequence ATGGCAGATAAAAGAGAAAAAATTAAAGACTCTCCAGAAAATAGAAAGAAATGCGCATGTCCCTACTGCCCGAGTTACCCACATAATTGCAGTGGAGATATTCTCTACTGTGCAACGGGTAAAAGCAACTGCGATATCCATCCAGAAGGATGCATCTGTAACACATGCCCTATTTATTATGAATATGGATTAAATGGATTCTATTTCTGCGATAAAGATCAATTAGGCAGATATAAAATCTCTATGCGTAAAAAAAAGTCTGAAGAAGACGATTCATCCTATAAAAATATAGTAAACATAAAGGAAATAGCTGCAACAGGTAGAAGCATCGTATCTTCAATGGGTTCTCTTAAAAAGCTGCCATTCTCCTTAAATGATCTTCATTTTATTCCGGCCCAGGTTGATAAGATTCCTTTAAATATGGATGAAGAAGTAAAAGCTGAAATAATACTGGGAATAAAAGCTAAAAGGCCGTTAAAGTTATCTTCACCAATTATGATCTCTGGAATGAGCTTTGGAGCAGTTTCTAAAAACGTAAAGCTTATTATTGCCAGGGCGGCTGCTGATCTTAATATCGCCTTTAATTCTGGTGAAGGGGGTATACTTCCAGAAGAAGTTGAAATAGCTAGAAAACAGATGATTATTCAGTATTCCACAGGAAGATTTGGTATTACTGAAGAAATACTTAAATCAGCCCCTGCAGTGGAGATACGGTTTGGTCAGGGAGCATACCCTGGTAAAGGAAGTTATTTACCTGCAGATAAAATAACCGCCGAAATTGCCCGGATGAGAGGCTTAAAAGAGGGTGAATCTGCATATTCTCCATCCAATCACTTTGATATGAAAGATCCACAGGAAATCAAAGAGAAGGTAGATGAACTTCAAAAAATTACAGGAGGAGCGCCTGTAGGTGCTAAAATTGGCTGTGGCAATGTAGAAAATGATATTAATATTTTAGTTGATTCAAAAGTAGATTTTATAGCCCTTGATGGTTTTGGAGGAGGTACAGGGGCAACAGATCTTTATGTGAAGGAGAATGTGGGCATCCCCATCACTGCAGCACTACCCAGGGCTTTTAAGTTATTAAATGAATTGGAAGTTAAAGACAGAATTTCTCTAATTGCAAGTGGAAAACTCCTTGATTCTGCAGATTTTGCTAAATGTCTTGCATTAGGTGCAGATGCAGTTTACATAGGAACTGCAGCCCTTATAGCTATTGGATGTGAACAATACAGAATTTGTTACACTGGAAAATGCCCTACTGGAATTGCAACACAGAATCCACACCTGATGGAGCAGTTAGATATTGGTGCAGGAGCCAAAAGACTTAAAAATTTTGTTAAAGTTTCAACACAGGAAATAACTAATTTAACCCGTATTGTTGGGAAAAATGATGTTAATATGTTAAATAAGGACGATTTAGTTTCATTGGATAAGGATTTATCAAAGATTATAGGGGTTAAATGGGTTAACGGCGAATATATTAATTGA